A genomic stretch from Helianthus annuus cultivar XRQ/B chromosome 1, HanXRQr2.0-SUNRISE, whole genome shotgun sequence includes:
- the LOC110876399 gene encoding THO complex subunit 7A isoform X1, protein MLKSRKVSGRGETTGGAAHYAFGALEDDIIIKHRLLTRTTTTRGEPPLKKLQKKFTSFALETEKDSDNYADCERLAKAFLQELRTFELPLVKTKAVIDANVREKENFNELNDEINRKIVEAQDDIEDLKKQLEESKVERKHKEECETIRKLIAAQPPRSETQKLINELEKEIAALEAENTASSRTLELRKKQFALLLHVVDELQNTIEEEQKSMVEEMRMAAIYENKNIVEDAAGGNAEAMAID, encoded by the exons ATGTTGAAATCTAGGAAAGTCAGCGGTAGGGGAGAAACAACAGGAGGAGCTGCACATTACGCGTTTGGAGCCCTAGAAGATGACATAATAATCAAACATAGGCTTCTGACCAGAACAACAACCACACGAGGCGAACCGCCGTTAAAAAAGCTTCAAAAGAAGTTCACCTCCTTCGCTCTAGAAACCGAGAAGGACTCTGATAACTATGCGGATTGCGAGAGGCTTGCCAAGGCTTTCCTGCAGGAGCTGAGGACGTTTGAGCTTCCGTTGGTGAAGACAAAGGCGGTTATTGATGCGAATGTTAGGGAGAAGGAGAATTTTAATGAGTTGAATGATGAGATTAATAGGAAGATAGTGGAAGCACAGGATGATATTGAGGATTTGAAGAAGCAACTTGAGGAGAGTAAGGTTGAGAGGAAGCATAAGGAGGAGTGTGAGACGATTAGGAAGTTGATTGCTGCGCAGCCGCCTAGGTCCGAGACGCAGAAGCTGATTAATGAACTGGAGAAGGAGATTGCAGCTTTGGAAGCCGAGAATACTGCTAGTTCGAGGACATTGGAGCTTCGTAAAAAGCAATTTGCGCTTCTGTTGCATGTG GTGGATGAGTTACAGAACACCATTGAGGAAGAACAAAAAAGTATGGTTGAGGAAATGCGAATGGCGGCAATTTATGAGAATAAGAACATTGTTGAGGATGCTGCTGGTGGAAATGCAGAAGCTATGGCCATCGATTAA
- the LOC110876399 gene encoding THO complex subunit 7A isoform X2, whose translation MLKSRKVSGRGETTGGAAHYAFGALEDDIIIKHRLLTRTTTTRGEPPLKKLQKKFTSFALETEKDSDNYADCERLAKAFLQELRTFELPLVKTKAVIDANVREKENFNELNDEINRKIVEAQDDIEDLKKQLEESKVERKHKEECETIRKLIAAQPPRSETQKLINELEKEIAALEAENTASSRTLELRKKQFALLLHVYKFRRLPFDLKQYIDDRWEDAQS comes from the exons ATGTTGAAATCTAGGAAAGTCAGCGGTAGGGGAGAAACAACAGGAGGAGCTGCACATTACGCGTTTGGAGCCCTAGAAGATGACATAATAATCAAACATAGGCTTCTGACCAGAACAACAACCACACGAGGCGAACCGCCGTTAAAAAAGCTTCAAAAGAAGTTCACCTCCTTCGCTCTAGAAACCGAGAAGGACTCTGATAACTATGCGGATTGCGAGAGGCTTGCCAAGGCTTTCCTGCAGGAGCTGAGGACGTTTGAGCTTCCGTTGGTGAAGACAAAGGCGGTTATTGATGCGAATGTTAGGGAGAAGGAGAATTTTAATGAGTTGAATGATGAGATTAATAGGAAGATAGTGGAAGCACAGGATGATATTGAGGATTTGAAGAAGCAACTTGAGGAGAGTAAGGTTGAGAGGAAGCATAAGGAGGAGTGTGAGACGATTAGGAAGTTGATTGCTGCGCAGCCGCCTAGGTCCGAGACGCAGAAGCTGATTAATGAACTGGAGAAGGAGATTGCAGCTTTGGAAGCCGAGAATACTGCTAGTTCGAGGACATTGGAGCTTCGTAAAAAGCAATTTGCGCTTCTGTTGCATGTG TACAAGTTCAGAAGATTACCCTTTGATTTAAAGCAGTACATTGATGATCGATGGGAAGATGCACAATCATAG
- the LOC110876399 gene encoding THO complex subunit 7A isoform X3 — protein MLKSRKVSGRGETTGGAAHYAFGALEDDIIIKHRLLTRTTTTRGEPPLKKLQKKFTSFALETEKDSDNYADCERLAKAFLQELRTFELPLVKTKAVIDANVREKENFNELNDEINRKIVEAQDDIEDLKKQLEESKVERKHKEECETIRKLIAAQPPRSETQKLINELEKEIAALEAENTASSRTLELRKKQFALLLHVCNSTSSEDYPLI, from the exons ATGTTGAAATCTAGGAAAGTCAGCGGTAGGGGAGAAACAACAGGAGGAGCTGCACATTACGCGTTTGGAGCCCTAGAAGATGACATAATAATCAAACATAGGCTTCTGACCAGAACAACAACCACACGAGGCGAACCGCCGTTAAAAAAGCTTCAAAAGAAGTTCACCTCCTTCGCTCTAGAAACCGAGAAGGACTCTGATAACTATGCGGATTGCGAGAGGCTTGCCAAGGCTTTCCTGCAGGAGCTGAGGACGTTTGAGCTTCCGTTGGTGAAGACAAAGGCGGTTATTGATGCGAATGTTAGGGAGAAGGAGAATTTTAATGAGTTGAATGATGAGATTAATAGGAAGATAGTGGAAGCACAGGATGATATTGAGGATTTGAAGAAGCAACTTGAGGAGAGTAAGGTTGAGAGGAAGCATAAGGAGGAGTGTGAGACGATTAGGAAGTTGATTGCTGCGCAGCCGCCTAGGTCCGAGACGCAGAAGCTGATTAATGAACTGGAGAAGGAGATTGCAGCTTTGGAAGCCGAGAATACTGCTAGTTCGAGGACATTGGAGCTTCGTAAAAAGCAATTTGCGCTTCTGTTGCATGTG TGTAACAGTACAAGTTCAGAAGATTACCCTTTGATTTAA